A portion of the Eriocheir sinensis breed Jianghai 21 unplaced genomic scaffold, ASM2467909v1 Scaffold8, whole genome shotgun sequence genome contains these proteins:
- the LOC126994474 gene encoding uncharacterized protein LOC126994474 isoform X1 — MGYLYLKVLVVNRSKPLASTHNVVASTSSGGKPRYSLFDFLRLRPQSTLTVLSKWIVKKSSLKGKEKELIQDFNKKEADCSFVCWYPPQQDYDCKRIATLIKNDSNPGPHWLPEPGVIFGQYKTYEECQHVVDEMVSSENVESQALAMLRQCDKEQKRKARTMETNAEETAKEKTAVRPTEKDPGTAHETAKKIHAEAPLGATEVDERPVVRSPLAISRPEREDVVRSRPLASSPTERDLVVRSPMASSTAEREVVRLPLASSQDVNRAEGRRDAIDVFRADTPSTSDEEPSDVQVLPEKQLPQQIQEILNVVLKHVSKKFEEVSKKFEEVKTSVDNLQKQLQPVLPGPSQRVTDGETPLPTGFVPVLPKDPYEVLTYFGFPASTPDSLVSKHRHYFLGNASTEPMRTHRLALRKALVQLCPLPKPQSGKGGLTPSIRQLLHYLAPRDVWVHFCLKGYSKSKRNMESEMPKFVRMIQATMSIKRQVDESTVNAHLSEALRKESDRSGFRNTARPKKTTAPNTSTPSTSDVPGTSGHGTGQDEGESDPDYIDNDAESIVPLSSGNDTDRATDERYSDDEESITE; from the exons ATGGGATACCTTTATTTAAAAGTTCTGGTAGTCAACAGATCTAAACCGTTGGCAAGCACTCATAACGTCGTAGCCAGCACCAGTTCTGGTGGGAAG CCTAGATACTCTCTCTTCGACTTTCTAAGACTACGGCCTCAGAGCACCCTGACAGTGCTATCAAAATGGATCGTTAAGAAGTCATCtttgaaaggcaaagaaaaagagttAATTCAGGACTTCAACAAGAAAGAGGCAGATTGTTCATTTGTGTGCTGGTATCCGCCGCAGCAGGATTATGATTGCAA acgAATCGCCACACTCATCAAAAACGACAGCAACCCTGGACCACATTGGCTGCCTGAACCAGGAGTCATCTTTGGCCAATACAAAACTTATGAGGAGTGCCAACACGTCGTCGACGAAATGGTATCAAGTGAAAATGTCGAAAGTCAGGCTTTGGCGATGTTGCGGCAATGtgataaggaacaaaaaaggaaggcaagaacGATGGAAACAAATGCAGAAGAAACTGCTAAAGAAAAAACTGCAGTACGTCCAACTGAAAAAGAT CCTGGTACAGCTCACGAAACTGCAAAGAAAATACATGCGGAGGCCCCGCTTGGTGCTACAGAGGTAGACGAGAGGCCGGTCGTCAGATCACCTCTGGCCATTTCTCGGCCCGAGAGGGAGGACGTCGTCAGATCACGTCCCCTGGCCAGTTCTCCGACCGAGAGGGACCTGGTCGTCAGATCACCTATGGCCAGTTCTACGGCCGAGAGGGAGGTCGTCAGATTACCTCTGGCCAGTTCTCAAGATGTCAACAGAGCTGAAGGCAGACGAGACGCCATTGACGTCTTTAGAGCAGATACACCCAGTACGTCTGATGAAGAACCCAGTGACGTACAA GTCCTGCCCGAGAAACAGCTGccacaacaaatacaagaaattTTGAATGTCGTACTAAAACATGTAAGCAAAAAATTTGAGGAAGTAAGCAAAAAATTTGAGGAAGTGAAAACTTCTGTGGATAACCTTCAGAAACAGCTGCAACCAGTACTTCCAGGACCTTCGCAGCGGGTGACTGACGGTGAGACACCTCTCCCTACCGGATTTGTGCCTGTCCTTCCAAAGGACCCCTATGAAGTGCTAACATACTTCGGTTTTCCTGCTAGCACACCCGACAGt CTCGTATCAAAACACAGGCACTACTTTCTTGGCAATGCATCGACAGAGCCAATGAGAACTCACCGGTTGGCACTGAGGAAGGCATTAGTTCAGCTATGCCCGTTGCCCAAGCCTCAGTCGGGAAAAGGTGGCCTGACCCCCTCCATCCGCCAACTCCTACATTATTTAGCACCCAGAGATGTCTGGGTGCACTTCTGTTTGAAGGGCTACTCCAAATCTAAGAGAAATATGGAGTCTGAAATGCCGAAATTTGTGCGCATGATTCAGGCGACAATGAGCATAAAACGCCAAGTCGACGAGTCGACGGTGAACGCTCATTTATCGGAGGcattaaggaaagaaagtgacAGATCAGGCTTCCGTAACACGGCGCGACCCAAGAAAACGACAGCACCAAACACAAGCACACCGTCCACGTCGGACGTACCAGGAACGTCAGGGCATGGGACTGGTCAAGACGAGGGAGAAAGTGACCCCGATTATATCGACAACGATGCGGAAAGTATCGTACCGCTGTCGAGTGGTAATGATACCGACAGGGCTACAGATGAACGGTACTCGGACGATGAAGAATCAATCACTGAATAA
- the LOC126994474 gene encoding uncharacterized protein LOC126994474 isoform X2, translating to MVSSENVESQALAMLRQCDKEQKRKARTMETNAEETAKEKTAVRPTEKDPGTAHETAKKIHAEAPLGATEVDERPVVRSPLAISRPEREDVVRSRPLASSPTERDLVVRSPMASSTAEREVVRLPLASSQDVNRAEGRRDAIDVFRADTPSTSDEEPSDVQVLPEKQLPQQIQEILNVVLKHVSKKFEEVSKKFEEVKTSVDNLQKQLQPVLPGPSQRVTDGETPLPTGFVPVLPKDPYEVLTYFGFPASTPDSLVSKHRHYFLGNASTEPMRTHRLALRKALVQLCPLPKPQSGKGGLTPSIRQLLHYLAPRDVWVHFCLKGYSKSKRNMESEMPKFVRMIQATMSIKRQVDESTVNAHLSEALRKESDRSGFRNTARPKKTTAPNTSTPSTSDVPGTSGHGTGQDEGESDPDYIDNDAESIVPLSSGNDTDRATDERYSDDEESITE from the exons ATGGTATCAAGTGAAAATGTCGAAAGTCAGGCTTTGGCGATGTTGCGGCAATGtgataaggaacaaaaaaggaaggcaagaacGATGGAAACAAATGCAGAAGAAACTGCTAAAGAAAAAACTGCAGTACGTCCAACTGAAAAAGAT CCTGGTACAGCTCACGAAACTGCAAAGAAAATACATGCGGAGGCCCCGCTTGGTGCTACAGAGGTAGACGAGAGGCCGGTCGTCAGATCACCTCTGGCCATTTCTCGGCCCGAGAGGGAGGACGTCGTCAGATCACGTCCCCTGGCCAGTTCTCCGACCGAGAGGGACCTGGTCGTCAGATCACCTATGGCCAGTTCTACGGCCGAGAGGGAGGTCGTCAGATTACCTCTGGCCAGTTCTCAAGATGTCAACAGAGCTGAAGGCAGACGAGACGCCATTGACGTCTTTAGAGCAGATACACCCAGTACGTCTGATGAAGAACCCAGTGACGTACAA GTCCTGCCCGAGAAACAGCTGccacaacaaatacaagaaattTTGAATGTCGTACTAAAACATGTAAGCAAAAAATTTGAGGAAGTAAGCAAAAAATTTGAGGAAGTGAAAACTTCTGTGGATAACCTTCAGAAACAGCTGCAACCAGTACTTCCAGGACCTTCGCAGCGGGTGACTGACGGTGAGACACCTCTCCCTACCGGATTTGTGCCTGTCCTTCCAAAGGACCCCTATGAAGTGCTAACATACTTCGGTTTTCCTGCTAGCACACCCGACAGt CTCGTATCAAAACACAGGCACTACTTTCTTGGCAATGCATCGACAGAGCCAATGAGAACTCACCGGTTGGCACTGAGGAAGGCATTAGTTCAGCTATGCCCGTTGCCCAAGCCTCAGTCGGGAAAAGGTGGCCTGACCCCCTCCATCCGCCAACTCCTACATTATTTAGCACCCAGAGATGTCTGGGTGCACTTCTGTTTGAAGGGCTACTCCAAATCTAAGAGAAATATGGAGTCTGAAATGCCGAAATTTGTGCGCATGATTCAGGCGACAATGAGCATAAAACGCCAAGTCGACGAGTCGACGGTGAACGCTCATTTATCGGAGGcattaaggaaagaaagtgacAGATCAGGCTTCCGTAACACGGCGCGACCCAAGAAAACGACAGCACCAAACACAAGCACACCGTCCACGTCGGACGTACCAGGAACGTCAGGGCATGGGACTGGTCAAGACGAGGGAGAAAGTGACCCCGATTATATCGACAACGATGCGGAAAGTATCGTACCGCTGTCGAGTGGTAATGATACCGACAGGGCTACAGATGAACGGTACTCGGACGATGAAGAATCAATCACTGAATAA